The stretch of DNA AGCTATAACTGCTTCCGCAATCACAACCTTAGATGAACTATCCAACGGAAGAGCAACCCTAGGTATTGGCCCTGGAGACAAGGCAACCTTCGATGCTTTAGGAATTGAATGGACCAAACCTGTGTCCACCATCAAAGACGCCATCACTATGATGAGTACCTTAATGTCCGGCGGAAAAACTGAAAGCGGCGCAAACCTAATGGGTACCAAAGCAGTCCAGGAAAAAATCCCTATTTACATGGGAGCACAAGGACCAATGATGCTCAAAACCGCCGGAGGATTCTCAGACGGTGCATTAATTAACGCATCAAACCCAAAAGACTTTGAAGCAGCTGTACCTCTCATAAAAGAAGGAGCAGCAGCAGAAGGTAAATCCATCTCCGACGTTGACGTTGCAGCATACACTTGCTGTTCCATAGATGATGACGCTGGTAAAGCACTAGGCGCAGCAAAAATCGTTGTAGCCTTCATCGCAGCCGGATCCCCACCACCAGTCTTCGAAAGACACGGACTAGCACCTGACACAGGAGCTAAATTCGGTGCATTCTTAGGTAAAGGTGACTTCGGTGGAGCAATTGGAGCTGTTACCGACGAACTCATGGACGCATTCTCTGTCGTAGGAACACCCGCAGACTTCGTACCCAAAATCGAAGCTCTCGGTGAAATGGGCGTAACCCAGTACGTAGCTGGTTCCCCTATCGGTCCAGACAAAGAAAAATCCATCAAACTGTTAGGAGAAGTCATAGACAACTTCTAACAACACTTCTTTCTTTTTTCTTTTTTGTATAAAATCTCTAAGATTCTAATTCTTTGAACCTTAAAATTCTTCAAACTACTAAATTCTTCTTCAAACTACTAAATTCGGTATTCCATTCGGTTATCATCATTATTCAAACCATTTTTCATAGACATTTCCATCTTTATAAACACTATTGCGGATTTCATGCTTTTTAGAGAGTTTAACTACTTTATGATGAAGTTCCTGCTGATATCTACGTGATGGTGCAAAGGAATTTCCAAACAATGCCTTAGTTTTAGGTACAAGTTCTGGGAAATGTTCCTCCAGAACACGATAGTAACTGGTTTTACAGTCCTGGGGCCCCTCACCAAAAAGGGTTAATCCACTTGCTAAGATGAAATCAGCACCATAATCTTTAGCTTTTTTAATCATTTCATCTAAATGTTCCTCTTTATCTGATAGAAATGGTAAAAGAGGCATGAAAATGGCCCCTACAAGGAAACCTTCCTTTTTACATTTCTTCATTGTTTCCAATCTTTCCTGGGGAGGGGGAGCTCCGGGTTCAAATATTTTGGAGAGATATTCATCAGTGGTGGAGAAAGAAAAGGAAGTTACAACTCCAGTATCCATCTTCTCTGCCAGTTCCGGAGGTAACACTGCCTTTTTGCCAATTTTTTCCAGAATATCCAGATCTCTCAATATCAATGGAGAACGAGTTAAAATATTTACCGGAAAATGGAATCTTAAAATAATCATTAAAAGCTCTCTTGTAATCTTGAGATCTTTTTCAATTGGCAGGTAGGGATCGGTAGCTGAACCGAAAGCTATGAATCCGTACTCTCTTTTTCGGGCCCTGTTTTTAAGCTGCCTAACCAGTGTCTCTGGTGCATTTATCTTAACAGCCAGACCAGGGACCTGGTGTTCACCGTACTTGCTGCCCCGGGTGTAACAGTAGACACAGTTAAAGGAACAACCAGAGTAGGGGTTTAAAGAATAACCTGACAGGAACCACTCATCAGCATGTTTTTGTTTGTTTAAAACAGATTTGACCTTAATCTCCCGGACCAGTTCACTCACCATCCCCACTACAACCAATATATAGCTGCCCATATAGAAAATTTCAATCCAATAAACATTTTCGAATTTTATAAGTTGGATTTTTTAATTTACTCAAGATCTTGCTATAACATATATTAATTGAATTCTATAACTTTAACCACATGAACAACCAGCAACCCCTAAATAATTTACTACCCGATATCAGGAAAAAAGCCCTGAAAAGGGTTAAAAAAAGATCTCCACAGGAATCGGCTGCCAGCTGGTCCGGAGACGACTTGTTATATTCTGGACCTGGCAGAAGCATATTCATAGTTCTACCCACACCAGGATGTGCTTGGGCTCTGGCAGGCTCAGGAGGTTGTAGTATGTGCAGTTACATTGCAGACTCACCCCTGGAAGAGGTTTCTACTGAAGAACTGGTAGAAATTTTCAAAGACCTACTCCAGAGGCAAATTCAAAAACAGGAGATTGCAGGACCCACTGCCATTAAGATATTTGTCTCCGGCAGCTTCTTAAACCCTGACGAAATATCAGAGGATGCTCGGCAGGAGATTTTCAGAATTATTAACGATTATGATGATGTTGAAGAAGTTGTAGTTGAGTCCAGACCAGAATATGTCACTGAAGAAGTTCTGAGGGATTGTTGTCAATCAATACCAGATAAAATATTTGAAGTGGCCATGGGCCTGGAGAGTGCGGATGATAATATTCGCCTGCAGAGAATAAACAAAGGATTCACACGTGAAGATTTTGAAAAAACCATGAGCACCATTAAAAACCTCCAATCTGATTTTAAAGTTGAAGGTAAGGTTTATTTGCTGGTTAAACCCGTGTTAACCTCTGAAGGTGAAGCAATTGAAGATGCTGTGAAATCTGCCCAATATGCAGCGGAAATTGGAGTAGGTAGGGTGTCTTTTTGCCCTTCAACCATCCATAAGGGAACTTTAATGGAACTACTATGGCGTCGTGGGTCTTATCAGCCCCCCTGGATCTGGAGTACTTTGGAAATCATCCGCAGGGTGCGAAAGTCTGTTAAAATCCCGGTGATCATGGATACTGCTGGATTCGGAACCCGAAGGGGACCCTATAACTGTAAAAAATGTAATTCCAAACTAAAAGATTTGATTATAGAGTCCAACATCAACCAGACCATTCCCCCTGAAGAAGAATGCGAATGTAAGGTTAAATGGGAGGCAGAGGTTGAATTTTCAGATGTGACCAGATCAACCACAAATCTCTTAAAAACCCGTTGAAACTTTTAATCAACACTAAATCTACTAATTAATTAATTTCTAAGTGAAAATTAGATACGAATGAAGAATGTATTGATAAATAAGGCTATATAATGCTTTATTATCGATTATTCTCATTAATGAACCTTTACAATACCCCTCATTGTGTCAAAAATATTTAGAAAGATATTAATATACATAAATAAACATAACTCTTAAAGTAAGATTTTTTACTCGTATTGTGAGGGGGAATATTGGCCAGAATTTTAGTAAATGATAACAGTAGTGCAGCCCTGGATCTGAAAGATAACCTCCAAACCATGGGTCATCAAATAGTATATACTGATTTCCACGGTGCAGAAGCTGTTAGAAAAGCTGAAGAATTAGATGCTGATCTTTTTTTGATGAATATCAAACCTGAAAACTTAATTAATTTTCAAATGGGAAATAAAAGGAGAATTGAAGGGAATAAAACGATTTTTAACTCTAATGTACCGATTGTTCCCATTATTAATTTAAACGAAATAATACAATCAGATTGTTCTCCTTTAAAACATCTTTTAGCAAATGCACCCCACGGTTATCTTCTAAAAGCTGAAGAGTATGATCTTGACCAGTTAAAATTTACCATTGACCTGGCTATTTACAAACAAACAATAGCACACACCAATAATAAGGACAATACTGGAAATAATACTACTTCTATAGATTTAAAAGAAAATATAGATTTAAAAAGATGTAATCCCCCTAATTCATTAAATGATGAACTGTTTAAAAGTTTTTATGATGAAATCCCACTCCCTTATCAATCCTTAAATGAAGAGGGGCATTTCATAGAAGTAAACCAGGTATGGTTAGATACCCTGGGTTATTCTCGTGAAGAGGTTATTGGAAAGTGGTTTGGTGAGTTTCTTGCCCCAGATTATGTTGAACAGTTTAAGATTTGTTTCCCTATTTTTTTATCTTCAGGAGAATTTCAGGGTGTAGAATTGGAAATGGTGAGAAAAGATGGGTCAACCATCAACGTCTCTTATGAGGGTAAAGTTGGATATGATGCTGATGGGGAATTTAAAAAAACCCAGTGTATTTTCAAAGACATTACATTGAGTAAAAGAACCGAAGAGGCACTAAAAGAAAGTGAAGAAAAATTCCGCACCTTCATTCAACAATCATTAGATGGTATTGTATTGTTAGACGAAGAAGGGCATGTTATTGAATGGAATAAGGGACACGAAAAAATAACTGGGATTAAAAAAGACGAAGCCATTGGTAAGTTATTTTGGGAGATAAAATACCAGTTAACACCTCCAGAACGACAGACCCTGAATCGACTGCAACATATTATGAAACTCCAGTTAGAAGCCTTGAAAACTGGGGAAGCCCCATTCTTGAGTAAAATTCACGAAACTGATATGATACGTCCTGATGGGGAGATTCGTTATGTTGAACAGCTTGCATTTCCCATAAAAACCAGTACGGGATACAGAATTGGTT from Methanobacterium sp. encodes:
- the mer gene encoding 5,10-methylenetetrahydromethanopterin reductase → AITASAITTLDELSNGRATLGIGPGDKATFDALGIEWTKPVSTIKDAITMMSTLMSGGKTESGANLMGTKAVQEKIPIYMGAQGPMMLKTAGGFSDGALINASNPKDFEAAVPLIKEGAAAEGKSISDVDVAAYTCCSIDDDAGKALGAAKIVVAFIAAGSPPPVFERHGLAPDTGAKFGAFLGKGDFGGAIGAVTDELMDAFSVVGTPADFVPKIEALGEMGVTQYVAGSPIGPDKEKSIKLLGEVIDNF
- a CDS encoding radical SAM protein — encoded protein: MVSELVREIKVKSVLNKQKHADEWFLSGYSLNPYSGCSFNCVYCYTRGSKYGEHQVPGLAVKINAPETLVRQLKNRARKREYGFIAFGSATDPYLPIEKDLKITRELLMIILRFHFPVNILTRSPLILRDLDILEKIGKKAVLPPELAEKMDTGVVTSFSFSTTDEYLSKIFEPGAPPPQERLETMKKCKKEGFLVGAIFMPLLPFLSDKEEHLDEMIKKAKDYGADFILASGLTLFGEGPQDCKTSYYRVLEEHFPELVPKTKALFGNSFAPSRRYQQELHHKVVKLSKKHEIRNSVYKDGNVYEKWFE
- a CDS encoding archaeosine biosynthesis radical SAM protein RaSEA, whose translation is MNNQQPLNNLLPDIRKKALKRVKKRSPQESAASWSGDDLLYSGPGRSIFIVLPTPGCAWALAGSGGCSMCSYIADSPLEEVSTEELVEIFKDLLQRQIQKQEIAGPTAIKIFVSGSFLNPDEISEDARQEIFRIINDYDDVEEVVVESRPEYVTEEVLRDCCQSIPDKIFEVAMGLESADDNIRLQRINKGFTREDFEKTMSTIKNLQSDFKVEGKVYLLVKPVLTSEGEAIEDAVKSAQYAAEIGVGRVSFCPSTIHKGTLMELLWRRGSYQPPWIWSTLEIIRRVRKSVKIPVIMDTAGFGTRRGPYNCKKCNSKLKDLIIESNINQTIPPEEECECKVKWEAEVEFSDVTRSTTNLLKTR